From bacterium, one genomic window encodes:
- a CDS encoding acyl-CoA dehydratase activase, with amino-acid sequence MITGGIDVGSLTAKAVILDAASGHVLGTSLLRLAHDPGAAGRLALDAALQQAGVEAAALEGLSGTGYGRVALDFVDFRITEISCHARGVHHVLPHAHTVIDIGGQDCKAIALDEAGRALDFEMNDRCAAGTGRFLEVMAGALGTDLAGLAELALSSRDPASLSSTCTVFAESEVIGLLAQGRNRADLAAGLCRAVAQRVVAMTQRLGLAPQVALTGGVALNAAVREALQGLVGLPISVPPQPQLTGALGAALLAAERKTAPR; translated from the coding sequence ATGATCACCGGCGGCATAGATGTCGGCTCGTTGACGGCCAAGGCCGTGATCCTGGACGCGGCGTCGGGGCACGTCCTGGGCACGTCCCTGCTGCGCCTGGCTCACGATCCCGGGGCGGCGGGACGCTTGGCCCTGGACGCCGCCCTGCAGCAGGCAGGTGTCGAGGCGGCCGCGCTCGAAGGCCTCAGTGGCACCGGCTACGGCCGCGTCGCGCTCGACTTCGTGGATTTCCGCATCACCGAGATCTCCTGTCACGCGCGCGGCGTGCACCACGTGCTGCCCCACGCGCACACGGTCATTGACATCGGCGGGCAGGACTGCAAGGCCATCGCACTGGACGAGGCCGGGCGGGCGCTCGATTTCGAGATGAACGACCGCTGCGCCGCCGGCACGGGGCGCTTCCTGGAAGTCATGGCCGGGGCTCTGGGGACCGACCTGGCCGGGCTGGCCGAGCTAGCCCTGTCCTCCCGCGATCCTGCGAGCTTGAGCAGTACTTGCACCGTTTTTGCCGAAAGTGAAGTCATCGGGTTGTTAGCACAGGGAAGGAACCGTGCTGATCTGGCAGCCGGGCTCTGCCGGGCCGTGGCCCAGCGGGTAGTGGCCATGACGCAGCGCCTCGGCCTGGCGCCGCAGGTGGCCCTGACGGGCGGCGTGGCGCTCAACGCCGCCGTCCGCGAGGCGCTGCAAGGGCTCGTGGGCCTGCCGATCTCCGTGCCCCCCCAGCCGCAACTGACCGGCGCGTTGGGGGCGGCGCTGCTGGCTGCCGAAAGGAAGACTGCTCCGCGATGA
- a CDS encoding ArsB/NhaD family transporter, translating to MGIEEIILVGVAAAALAFILAKLHLARWEAVLIAVGGAAAYLVLRATIMDLRQAFTSVVFLVAYTLIALERLHKTTVAVAGAVVMLVTGLVTQQEALHGHGEIGGVDWNTIFLLIGMMIIVNIMRQTGVFEWVAIKSAKLGRGHPVAIMILLSVATALLSAVLDNVTTVLLTVPAALLVCEALSINPVPMLMCIILSSNIGGTATLIGDPPNIIIGSAGHLTFLDFLRVDLPVIVLAMVAFSLTIKLVMGKRLHVTEEHRRLVAQFNESEAITDWKLLRRSLLVFGLTLVGFCLHSVLHLEMATIAMTGAALMLIFYREGPEEALRDVEWPTIFFFIGLFVMVSALVKAGIVTLLGTAVLNLTAGNLTVMTLFVLWFSALASGLIGNVPFTATMTALLHSMAASLHPEATDFAVAAHAPNVYPLWWALSLGACLGGNFTLVGAAANLVGAGISARAGHPISFARFMRYGVPITLQGLLISSLWLWLVFLR from the coding sequence ATGGGTATCGAGGAGATCATCCTGGTGGGGGTCGCGGCCGCGGCCCTCGCCTTCATCCTGGCGAAGCTGCACCTGGCCCGGTGGGAAGCGGTGCTGATCGCCGTCGGCGGGGCCGCTGCCTACCTGGTGCTGCGCGCCACCATCATGGACCTCCGGCAGGCCTTCACGAGTGTCGTGTTCCTCGTGGCCTACACGCTGATCGCCCTGGAGCGCCTGCACAAGACGACTGTCGCCGTGGCCGGCGCTGTGGTCATGCTTGTGACCGGACTGGTGACCCAGCAGGAAGCCCTGCACGGTCACGGCGAGATCGGCGGCGTGGACTGGAACACCATCTTCCTGCTGATCGGCATGATGATCATCGTCAACATCATGCGGCAGACGGGCGTGTTCGAGTGGGTGGCCATCAAGTCAGCCAAGCTCGGCCGAGGGCACCCGGTCGCGATCATGATCCTGCTGTCGGTGGCGACGGCGCTCCTGTCGGCGGTGCTGGACAACGTGACCACGGTGCTGCTGACCGTGCCGGCCGCGCTGCTCGTATGCGAGGCGCTCAGCATCAACCCAGTCCCGATGCTGATGTGCATCATCCTGTCCTCGAATATCGGGGGGACGGCCACGCTCATCGGCGATCCGCCCAACATCATCATCGGCTCCGCCGGACACCTGACCTTCCTGGACTTCTTGCGCGTAGACCTGCCGGTCATCGTGCTCGCGATGGTTGCCTTCTCCCTGACCATCAAGCTCGTCATGGGGAAGCGCCTGCACGTCACCGAAGAGCACCGGCGACTGGTGGCGCAGTTCAACGAGAGCGAGGCCATTACCGACTGGAAGCTGCTGCGGCGCTCGCTGCTGGTCTTCGGCCTGACGCTCGTCGGCTTCTGTCTGCACAGCGTGCTGCACCTGGAGATGGCCACGATCGCCATGACCGGCGCCGCCCTCATGCTGATCTTCTACCGCGAGGGCCCCGAGGAAGCCCTGCGGGACGTCGAGTGGCCGACCATCTTCTTCTTCATCGGCCTGTTCGTCATGGTCAGTGCGCTGGTGAAGGCCGGCATCGTGACGTTGCTGGGCACGGCGGTACTCAACCTGACGGCGGGCAACCTGACCGTGATGACGCTGTTTGTCCTGTGGTTCTCGGCTCTCGCCTCGGGCCTCATCGGCAACGTGCCCTTCACGGCGACGATGACCGCGCTGCTCCACAGCATGGCGGCCTCGCTGCACCCGGAAGCGACGGACTTCGCCGTCGCCGCCCACGCACCCAACGTCTACCCGCTGTGGTGGGCGCTGTCGCTGGGGGCCTGTCTGGGCGGGAACTTCACGCTGGTGGGCGCCGCGGCCAACCTGGTCGGCGCCGGCATCTCGGCCCGCGCCGGGCATCCCATCAGCTTCGCGCGCTTCATGCGCTACGGCGTCCCCATCACGCTGCAGGGCCTGCTCATCAGCAGTCTGTGGCTCTGGCTCGTGTTTCTGCGATGA